From Arctopsyche grandis isolate Sample6627 chromosome 12, ASM5162203v2, whole genome shotgun sequence, one genomic window encodes:
- the Rad9 gene encoding cell cycle checkpoint control protein Rad9, translating to MKCLIPGLNVKILGRAIHAMAKIGDDLYIEALPEGLALRTINSSDSAYCKIFFAKAFFTYYNNDYFKVDGDNECLKCKISMKSAMMVFKSPSHMDKQVEMCEIKLDLDGTKLVFQLRCKHGITKTHFLSILESKKMDVTYDKSVSPNRLLAQNKLFSEAVSNFQISEDQLTIDVSPQLFILKNYVNGNTDVSKVPRTQLILKPIEFDSYQIQVESSVTFSMKEFRAVLMFAEAVNLPIYTHLETSGKPAMFEVNNNATFEADFIIATERADGVTQSTNTTIVGDCKNTSKRKYSNGADEVAAKRSYIDNNVNVQKILDEDSQLFNFIDMPGDQDVEPDPPNAKQTDQMDEFPSSPILNTQIRKVRTIFKRCFDTTFHPSDISGARNVLVDDSDDD from the exons ATGAAGTGCCTTATACCTGGACTGAATGTTAAAA TTTTAGGTAGAGCCATTCATGCGATGGCCAAAATCGGAGACGACCTTTACATAGAAGCCCTACCGGAAGGTCTCGCGCTGCGAACAATCAACTCTTCAGATTCAGCATACTGCAAAATATTTTTCGCCAAAGCTTTCTTCACATACTACAACAACGACTACTTCAAAGTGGATGGCGACAACGAATGTCtcaaatgtaaaatttcaatgaaatcagccATGATGGTGTTCAAATCGCCTAGTCACATGGACAAACAGGTCGAAATGTGCGAAATAAAATTAGACTTGGACGGAACGAAGCTCGTATTTCAACTAAGATGTAAACACGGAATCACAAAAACACACTTCCTATCCATACTAGAAAGCAAAAAAATGGATGTAACGTATGATAAAAGCGTCTCACCAAACAG GTTATTAGctcaaaataaattgttttcggAAGCAGTGAGTAATTTTCAAATATCCGAAGACCAGCTCACTATCGACGTTAGTCCGcagttatttatattgaaaaattatgtaaaCGGCAATACAGATGTATCGAAGGTGCCGAGGACCCAACTCATATTGAAACCTATAGAATTTGATTCGTACCAAATACAAGTGGAAAGTAGCGTAACTTTTTCAATGAAAGAGTTCAGAGCGGTGCTGATGTTCGCAGAAGCGGTCAATCTTCCGATATATACTCATTTGGAAACGAGCGGAAAGCCAGCAATGTTCGAAGTCAACAACAATGCAACATTCGAAGCCGATTTCATAATCGCGACGGAACGAGCTGACGGAGTCACACAATCCACAAACACCACCATAGTCGGAGACTGTAAAAACACTAGCAAGCGAAAATACTCCAACGGAGCGGACGAAGTAGCAGCTAAAAGGTCTTATATAGACAATAATGTAAACGTGCAGAAAATCCTAGATGAAGATTCACAGTTGTTCAATTTCATCGATATGCCCGGTGATCAGGATGTGGAGCCAGATCCTCCGAATGCGAAGCAGACGGATCAAATGGACGAATTTCCCAGTTCACCGATATTAAATACTCAAATTAGAAAGGTTCGGACTATTTTTAAAAGGTGTTTTGACACTACGTTTCACCCGTCTGATATTAGCGGTGCACGGAATGTGCTGGTCGACGACTCCGACGATGATTAG